A window of Streptomyces sp. DG1A-41 contains these coding sequences:
- a CDS encoding RICIN domain-containing protein, with amino-acid sequence MTMQRRTFLSMSVAGATGVGLSLLGAGQAPAAVGPLDTAPTTPFAVGVRRYDWTRGSRPCTTYVYYPATGTPGGNPVTNAPVAGGVFPVYNFTHGFGSSPQNSLFIIRALAAAGFVVPAPHFNHNFTDVRNGNTSKDVSQIITNTLALNTSGPLAGHINTGIGVGVSGHSLGGMITHGLLTSWPDSRIISANPQSCEDMGNPAASVSAKVLFVHGDRDSTTSYSSARQAYTEMAWPKAFLTFVGGSHTSFWSDNRFPTTVVDWARWSMYGDTAARDRLPADAAGPNTRWEAQLGDSSGGPAAYTLVAQHSGKAADIYEASTAAGVRLVQWTTNSRPNQQFEFVDAGDGHVRVKARHSGLFLQPTGTATGADVVQQAGSGATGQQWRVIDHGGDVISLVNRESGLAMDVWEYSTADGARISQWTYTGNPNQRFTRRRV; translated from the coding sequence ATGACCATGCAACGACGGACATTCCTCAGCATGAGCGTGGCCGGAGCGACGGGCGTGGGCCTGTCCCTGCTCGGCGCGGGGCAGGCACCGGCCGCCGTCGGTCCGTTGGACACGGCGCCGACCACGCCGTTCGCGGTCGGCGTGCGCCGGTATGACTGGACCCGTGGCAGCCGTCCGTGCACCACCTACGTCTACTACCCCGCCACCGGCACCCCCGGCGGCAACCCGGTGACGAACGCCCCGGTCGCAGGCGGTGTCTTCCCCGTCTACAACTTCACCCACGGTTTCGGAAGCAGCCCGCAGAACTCGCTTTTCATCATTCGGGCCCTGGCCGCGGCGGGCTTCGTCGTCCCCGCCCCGCACTTCAACCACAATTTCACCGACGTCAGAAACGGCAACACCTCCAAGGACGTCTCGCAGATCATCACCAACACCCTCGCCCTCAACACGAGCGGTCCGCTGGCCGGGCACATCAACACCGGCATCGGCGTCGGCGTCTCGGGCCACTCCCTGGGCGGCATGATCACCCATGGCCTGCTGACCTCCTGGCCCGACAGCCGGATCATCTCCGCCAATCCGCAGTCCTGCGAGGACATGGGCAACCCCGCCGCCTCGGTCTCCGCCAAGGTCCTGTTCGTCCACGGCGACCGGGACTCGACCACGTCGTACTCCTCGGCCCGGCAGGCGTACACGGAGATGGCCTGGCCCAAGGCGTTCCTCACCTTCGTCGGCGGCAGCCACACCAGCTTCTGGAGCGACAACCGCTTCCCGACCACCGTCGTCGACTGGGCCCGCTGGAGCATGTACGGCGACACCGCCGCACGGGACCGCCTCCCGGCCGACGCGGCCGGGCCCAACACCAGATGGGAAGCCCAACTGGGTGACTCATCCGGCGGCCCTGCCGCCTACACCCTGGTGGCCCAGCACAGCGGCAAGGCCGCCGACATCTACGAGGCCTCCACCGCCGCCGGCGTCCGGCTCGTCCAGTGGACTACCAACAGCCGCCCCAACCAGCAGTTCGAATTTGTGGACGCCGGCGACGGCCACGTCCGCGTCAAGGCCCGGCACAGTGGCCTGTTCCTCCAGCCCACGGGCACCGCGACCGGCGCGGACGTCGTCCAACAGGCCGGCAGCGGCGCCACCGGCCAGCAGTGGCGCGTGATCGACCACGGCGGTGACGTGATCAGCCTCGTCAACCGGGAGTCCGGCCTGGCCATGGAT
- a CDS encoding glycosyl hydrolase 53 family protein: MSIKRPARVIAGTTTLVTMVSATLLMVPTSAHATFGTADIKPIESNIAAKAWASATAGSGSSNAQLAIDGDPTTSWYPGRAGARQWLTVDLGGTYDNLRKVKVMFPDRGVAHRYVVEASSDGRRWKTIADRSHNRAVSRGEVHLFTRPGTRFVRLMFTGEPGRARAGVSELQVFNYLRDDLTLGADLSWVDDFQDRQYWVDPLAADRGAGPHLLDVAKDRGIEYSRLRIFNEPRSESTGQPTPIPRQGPERSLVSAKGIKQRGMGLGIDFHYADSWADPSKQPKPRAWAELEFADLTQAVYDFTADYLDRLIQQGTTPEKVAVGNEIINGFMYGSEAAHIGTTNPPYFVDQADIYQSKPGGGLLWKYWRSTDPVEQKLYDQSWDRFTTLAAAGIKAVRDASPTSKVEIHVIVDKDKLAKTMEFWHQFLTRVKAKGQNPDVLAISYYPEWHGTPEALDLNLNAMATTHPDYEIDIAETAYPASGGDGSPLPNSPFPRTIQGQADAVRRVFQAANDVVDNRGSGVLVWEPPATSPCSGPCPDWRTRGSHTRPSTSSTPAAPSTSSRTPSTRPPWWVPPRSCPPPSACSPPPTTGSPMSPSAGSRCHPARRTSRVRRRSPG; this comes from the coding sequence ATGAGCATCAAGCGTCCGGCCCGCGTCATCGCGGGCACGACGACGTTGGTCACCATGGTGTCCGCGACGTTACTCATGGTGCCCACGTCGGCCCATGCGACCTTCGGGACCGCGGACATCAAGCCGATCGAGAGCAATATCGCTGCCAAGGCTTGGGCTTCGGCGACAGCCGGCAGCGGCTCGTCGAACGCCCAACTGGCCATCGACGGCGACCCGACGACGTCCTGGTACCCCGGTCGTGCCGGCGCCCGGCAGTGGCTCACCGTCGACCTCGGTGGAACCTACGACAACCTGCGCAAGGTCAAGGTGATGTTCCCGGACCGTGGCGTGGCCCACCGGTACGTCGTCGAGGCTTCATCCGACGGTCGCCGGTGGAAGACCATCGCCGACAGGTCCCACAACAGAGCCGTGTCGCGAGGGGAAGTGCACCTGTTCACCCGGCCGGGAACGCGCTTCGTCCGGCTGATGTTCACCGGTGAGCCGGGTCGTGCCCGGGCCGGTGTCAGCGAGCTCCAGGTTTTCAACTATCTGCGCGACGACCTCACTCTCGGCGCCGATCTGTCCTGGGTGGACGACTTCCAGGACCGGCAGTACTGGGTTGACCCCTTGGCCGCAGACAGGGGCGCCGGACCACACCTGCTCGACGTGGCCAAGGACCGTGGCATTGAGTACAGTCGGCTGCGGATCTTCAACGAGCCGCGCAGCGAGAGCACCGGTCAGCCGACGCCGATACCGCGCCAGGGTCCGGAGCGCTCACTGGTCTCAGCGAAGGGGATCAAGCAGCGGGGCATGGGCCTGGGTATCGACTTCCACTACGCGGACTCATGGGCGGACCCGAGCAAGCAACCAAAACCACGCGCCTGGGCCGAGCTGGAGTTCGCGGACCTGACCCAGGCCGTGTACGACTTCACCGCCGACTATCTGGACCGGTTGATCCAGCAGGGCACCACGCCGGAGAAGGTCGCCGTCGGCAACGAGATCATCAATGGGTTCATGTACGGCAGCGAGGCGGCCCACATCGGCACGACGAATCCGCCGTACTTCGTCGACCAGGCCGATATCTACCAGTCGAAGCCCGGCGGTGGCCTGCTGTGGAAGTACTGGCGGTCAACCGACCCGGTGGAGCAGAAGCTCTACGACCAGTCGTGGGACCGGTTCACCACCCTGGCCGCGGCCGGGATCAAGGCCGTCCGTGACGCGTCACCGACATCCAAGGTCGAGATACACGTGATCGTCGACAAGGACAAGCTCGCCAAAACCATGGAGTTCTGGCACCAGTTCCTCACCCGGGTGAAGGCAAAGGGCCAGAACCCCGATGTGCTGGCCATCTCGTACTACCCGGAGTGGCATGGCACCCCCGAGGCGCTGGATCTCAATCTGAACGCCATGGCCACCACCCATCCCGACTATGAAATCGACATCGCGGAAACCGCCTACCCCGCCTCGGGCGGCGACGGCTCGCCGTTGCCCAACTCACCCTTCCCGCGAACGATTCAGGGCCAGGCGGACGCTGTCCGGAGGGTGTTCCAGGCCGCCAACGACGTGGTCGACAACCGAGGTTCGGGTGTCCTGGTGTGGGAGCCGCCGGCTACCAGCCCATGTTCCGGGCCGTGCCCGGACTGGCGAACACGTGGGAGCCACACGCGTCCATCAACGTCTTCAACGCCAGCCGCGCCAAGCACATCCTCCAGGACACCATCTACACGTCCACCGTGGTGGGTGCCGCCCCGAAGCTGCCCTCCTCCATCCGCATGCTCACCACCGCCAACAACAGGATCACCGATGTCCCCGTCCGCTGGCAGCCGTTGCCACCCGGCGCGACGGACAAGCCGGGTGAGGCGACGGTCACCGGGATGA